The DNA region GTGCAGGACGTCGAGCGTGCCGACCCCGGCGCGTGGACGGCGTGGCTCACGCGTGGCAGCCGCGAGGACTGGTCCGACGCGGCCCCGAACCCCGTGCCGGCGCTCGTGCTCGCCGGTGCCGAGGACGGCGACCTCGACGCCGAGGCACAGCGTCGCCTGACGCTGCCGCACTGGCCCGACTCGGAGCTCCACGTCGTCGAGGGAGCTGCCCACCTGCTGCCGTGGGAGCAGCCCGAGGCGGTGGCGGACCGCATCCGCGACTTCTGGACCCGCCGGTTCGCCGGGGCGCCCGCGGTCCCGATGGAGCTCGCGCGCGTGATCGCCTCGCCGCGGGTCAGCGCCCGCATGCGCTCCCTGTTGGCGGCCCGCGCGCTGCCCGACGACCCGACCGCCGAGCCGCGAGCGCTCACTGCTCGGCAACTCGACACCCTCCGTGCGGTCGCGCGCATCGTCGTGCCGCAGCCGGGCGACGGTCAGGTGGACCTCGCCCTGCGCGTCGACGACCAGCTCGCCGCGGGGCTCGGTGACGGATGGCGCGTCGACGGCATGCCCACCGACCTCGAGGCGTACCGGGCAGCGCTCGACATGCTGGCCGGCCCGGCACAGGACGGCGTGCTCAACAGCGCCCTGCGCGACGTGGCCGCCGGTCGGTACCGTGCCGAGGGTGTGCCCGATGCCGGACACGACGCCGTGCTGGACGCCGAGCAGCTGCGCGCCTGGTACGAGGACGCCAGCGTCGACCTCGTGAAGCACTGGCTCGCGCACCCCGCGACGATG from Curtobacterium sp. MCJR17_020 includes:
- a CDS encoding alpha/beta fold hydrolase; protein product: MTPAFCLHALGASSEEFALLRRALIRDDLELIGIDLPGFGRSPASSGTTVEEMAVLVERAIGASGASEWVLVGHSMGGKVATVVADRTMSGANGLFGLRAVVLLAASPLAPEPMDDDRRAAMLSWAADGPISAAHAAEFVDANTASTLAPERHTTAVQDVERADPGAWTAWLTRGSREDWSDAAPNPVPALVLAGAEDGDLDAEAQRRLTLPHWPDSELHVVEGAAHLLPWEQPEAVADRIRDFWTRRFAGAPAVPMELARVIASPRVSARMRSLLAARALPDDPTAEPRALTARQLDTLRAVARIVVPQPGDGQVDLALRVDDQLAAGLGDGWRVDGMPTDLEAYRAALDMLAGPAQDGVLNSALRDVAAGRYRAEGVPDAGHDAVLDAEQLRAWYEDASVDLVKHWLAHPATMAAIDFDGFANGGDGVRKQGFQLLAADQREAWEPAAPDRRERTRDDTHDDTHDDTHDGTTTTEAAR